TGAATAGTGAGAGTTTTGGGGCTTATGTTTTTTTGGGGCCTTTTGTTTGTCATTACCATTGATGTTGGAGCGGCATTCTTTTTTGTGGATTCTGAGTTGGGAGCTGTGGCTTCCGGGAGagagcagttttttttttcttgaatatgCAGGAGAGTTGTGCATCATTGTATTAAGGGAGAGAGCAGTTTTCACTTCTATCATCAAGAATACATAGCTATATGCTGAAATTAAGTCCCCAATTTATTCTTTGTTCAGCTGTACCTATGAGCTGATGTTAAGTTGGGGCTTTGTTTGCGTTGCATTTGTAAAATGTATCATCAGATGGCAAATTATATGCTTTTGCAGAAATTTCTAGAATAAAGATGAGAAAAACATTCGGCAGGTCCATATGCTTGATGTATCGACTTTATTGTGTGCAGCAGCAAAAGGCACATCCTGCAGCTGTATTACAAACACTGTATTATCTGGAAACAGTAGCAGCAACGTCCAGCCTCTAGGAGCTCTTATTTATGAGCAGTGACTGAAGTAAAACGTTCCTAGCTTGTGTAGTTAGCTAGGAGGGACTCCATGGCTGCATTCTTGGCTTGTACATCTTTGTACTTGATTCGATAGCCATGTCCTGGGAACAACTTAATTCCAGTACACAAGTTAACAAAAGACACAATCAAATAGCTCACCAGCATGACATAGATAAAAGTAAAACGAAGTAGGCATGGGTAAGAAATCGAATTGAATATGCCATCTCTGATATCTGAAGGAGTATGCTGCTTACCAGGTAAAAGCCACTCAAATTCTACTCCTAATAGCTTCTTGATGCTGTCCAGTTGAAGGCTCACTGCAAGATGTACAAACAGACAGAAATAATAATCAGAGCTCCAACCTGATGGTATAACTCATCAGAGATCTTCGGCTGCATATGAAGACTAGCGGAAATGGAATGACTCTTCTACCTGATTGCTTGTTGTAAATCAGAAAGAGATTTAGATCATCAGATTCTTCTGACTTCGcaacatgatctccagtgaACAGCAATTTTAGCGGTTTGTAATACAAGCAGACCGAGCCCTAGAAAAATGTATTATGTAATGATCAAACTAGAAGCGTTGAAGATGATGAGCAAGATGTTAAATCTGCGTTGCTAAAAAACGATGGTTACTGGCTGCATCTGGATTCTAGTTCCATTAAGTTGAATTTCTTACTTGGGTATGACCTGGCGTATGGATAAGTTCAAAATCTGTTCCAATGTTCCATGGTCCATTTCCATCAAGTTTCCGCTCAACATCTGCAGTACCCTCCTCTACCTGCATCAGAATGATTATTGCGGTAAAAAAATATCTAGCCATCTCCGAAGAGCCACATTTGCTTGGAAGCAGAATGCTCAACCCCTTGATGCTTCCAAGTCTAAAACATTGATGTTAATTCCTATTCGAATGCTGtaagttttctttcttttggagGTCCCTTCCAGTTGAAGCATTATAGATTATCTAAACCACTAATCAGTTATTTAACAAGTATATAGATATCAAATATGCTAATGGTGCCCAAACTGGGGCTATTACTAGTTGTTGAAGTGGAGCATAATATCTAGGCTGCGCAGTAGCTCTAGCTTTTGTCGCCTTCATGAGAGGCCTTGCCAGTGTCTGAGTGGATTTTGAAATAGGATACGAATGTTCACGGTGTAAGCATTGAAGATTGACCAGGAATTTCGACATCATATCATGTCAGATCTCAGATAGAAGAATATATAGAGGTGTAATCCTTACATCTCCTGAATGAATGATTCTTTCACATTTAAGCCGCTCAGCCCACTTCCTGTGATCGGCCACATCATCACTGTATGGAGGTAACTGGTGAGCCTAGCTTTGCCGTTTATCCAATATATAAAGATGGTAATTGCTACATGAAGAaacagaaggaaaaaaaatgtgtGGTTGAGGTCCAACACATACATGTGGGTCAAAAACATGTAGCGCGCTCCACCAAGCCTTTCGATGTTGTCCGCCAATCTCGGAGTATAccttgggctaaaagaatacAAAATATTATAGCATCTATATGACATAGTGTTCTGTTTTGGGAGTGCGTAGCTGCATAATCATCGAAGGGAAATTACCTGTCAACCAGTATATTTCCTTGTGGATGAGTTACCAAATAAGATGTTGCCCCAAAAGAGTGTTCAGAATGGTAACCACAAAGATAAACACCCTGGAAATGGTTGGCGATGTGAATGCACATTATACCAGACTGATGATTTCATATGGGCAGGGCAGGCAGTTAAATATTGGCAAATAGTTGTAGTCTAACTGTAAAGGCTACACCTTAGATTTGAAATGGGCAAATTGCCATAGCTATGTCTGGTGCAACGAATGAGAAAGGCCATCAGAAGAAAGAAACTGGAATAGCATGCATGCGTACTGGAAGAAGATTCTGGTCGACAGGAAGAGGAAACATGTTGTGCACTTGAAGAATATCTTTTGGAGGTTTATCGGTGTGGATTGAGGATGTTGGGCAAGAGAGCAAAGCCTGCAAATCACACGAGCAAAGCCTTCGTCATACTCCTACTTGATAGGTGGCGCTGCAGTTACAGGCTTAGAGCTAGGACGGGATGGAGGAGCCGTCAAGAGACAGAGACAGACCTGCAGGGCCTCGGTCCTCTCCTCCTGGGAGCTGGGCTGCGCCGCAACGGCGGCCTGGCCATCCACCCTCTTGAACACCTCCGGCGCCATCCATCGACAGGTCTGGCAGTCGATGCAGCGGTGATCTGCGCAAAAGCACCAGTGTCAATCAGATATTACTatattagagagagagagagagagagagagagagagagagagagagagagagagagagagagagagagagagagacccaCGAAGAACTCCCCGGGCACGttctgcggccgccgccggcggtccAGCGCCgcaggggaggcggtggcgcgaAACGGCACGACGCGTCGACGGGGAGGCGGCAGCAAGGACGTGGCGGCGCCAAGGACAAGGAGTGCCATGAGGTCAGGCAGGCGGTGCGGTGCTCAGTCACAGCCACAGCTAGCTAGCTCAATCAAGACTAGGAGGCTCTGCGGTGGAGTTCAGGTGAACAGCTCCCATCTCCTTTCTTGGAACGGCGTGGTTAAATTGCACAGCACGACACTACACACACAGGGAGTCGATCCAATCCAACCCAACAGCACACAGCTATCATCCATCCAAACATTGTATTGCAGGGACTTGGTTAGCAAATCTGAATTTGTGGGATGGGATGTAACCCAAAACCAAAAACAAACAAGGAACATGAAGCAAAGCATCACAAGACTCTGAATCTACACTACACTCATTCTCCCTTTTCCTTTGAATTGGACGAACAACCAGAATGCTGGAGATATGCACCAGCAAAGTCTACTTCGTCGCCGGGCCATGTCATTGTTTCTTCTGCAGGAATGTCAGGACCTGCTGCGATCTCATCTCTGGCTGCGCTTGTGCTTGCATCTGCTGCACCCCCGCTTTCTTCAGCGACCTGTACTGCAGCCGTATGCTTTCTCCACTATCAACTGCCTTCACTAGGTACCTGCATACCTTAGCTCCTGCGACTAAGCAAAACTTACAATCCCAAttcccccccaaaaaaaaactacttTCAAGACTGCCTACCAGCCATTCAAGCACTGTGATGTGATCACTGCCTCCTTCCCAACAAATTTATCAGGCGTCCTTTTGTTTCCCTGCACCATCAAAGAGTCCGCCTCTCAGCAAATTGGTTCAGCATTAGGTCACTTCATGGTAACTGTCACTAACAATGCATTTACCATGATCAGGACTCTCTCCCCCACGACAAATGGGTACTGCACCCCCTTCGATGCTCTGGAGCTTTCAGCATCTAATCCCACCTCACTATTCTCCTGTTAAATGCTCAAAGGATAAAGTATCTCAAAATCATACTCCGTACATGAGGCATGCTGAAAGAATTGCGTACCTTGCTGCTTCCATTTCGCCTTTGTGCGTCCATATTCTCAGTCACTTCTTTCCTGCGCTTTCGAAGGGCGGCATTATGAAACAGCCTCCTATCGTCTTCCATCTTCACCACTGTAGCTACGGCTCTTAGAGCTATATTACACCCAATACTGTCGATTGTAAGTGAGCAAACAGAATATGTCCAACGCCAGATTCATGTTACGAAATAAGGATGGAGACATACCAAGGTTAGGAAATAGGGAGGCTGCATCAACTTCTCCATAGCAAATACTGCACCTTGCCTGATTATTAGATAAAAGTTAAAGAAAAAAAGGTACGCTGATTGGTGCAATCCCAATCTACTGGGGTAACAAGAGAGGAAAAATGAACTGAGATGTTTACTCCTACCGAAAATACTTCAGGGGTCATAAATCATATTCAGTTTCTTATGATAAACATCGCTTCAGATCATAATGACTGCTCGAGGTGTTTTCACAAAATTATGCCAGTGCAGAGAATTTTACTTATAAAAGATTGCTGTACTAACTAGTAACTACTAAGCTGCAGGCACAGCAGATTGATTTATGTTCCTTCCGATAAAACAATAATTAGACAGATTCAGATTCAGGATAACTATTGATTTCCATGGTATCTAAAAGCATTGCAGAGAACTTTATTCTTGATGTTGCAGACTTACAGTAACAAAAAACAGAATATGATGTTTCAGAATATACCATTTCAAGAACTTTCTTCAGCATGAGGCCACCAAAAGAGTGCCCACACGAGAGAACCATAGCATCTTCAAGAAAAGCCCCACTGGGAAAAAAAGGAGATTATTCTATCATATATTCATCATTTATAAATCAAGCGATTAGATGATATGTCACAACTTGATCCAGCATGTCTAAAGCGGCTCACTTTCTTTACTTTGTATGTCAAGATAAAAACATAGAACAACAGAAGTAGAAAGATCCATGCAGAAAAACAGAAAGTGTATGTAGGCAATTTAGCTTGGCATGAAGTGTAACATTCAACACGGAAGAACTTACGACAAAGGGTCTGAGAGTACACTTCTGAGAGATGGTTCATTAACAAAGTTTCCCTGTGATTCCTGCATCCCAAGTTGGCAAAATATGAGTAACTTTGGAGTTTTTAGGCTACTGATGAATAGGCTCTGAAACACACGCTTCACCCATCTATTTTCCAGTGGAGCATTTTACTACTCTTAAAGAGAGTCAAGAGGTGTGTAGGTGTGTTGGCTCTCATCTCCGCAGAAAAGGCACCAGGACCGGATAGTTACATTGGGGCCTTCTATAAATCGAGTTGGGGACTGATCAAAGAGGATGTGCCACAAGCTATCAACTACTTTTACAACAGGCACGACCAACACTTTAATTTATTGAACAATACACACATTGTTCTCTTGCCGAAAAAAGATGATGCAGTTTCTGTGGGGGATTACATGCCGATAAGTTTATCTCACATATAACCAAACTGATTTCGAGCTACTGGCAGTTAGGCTATCAGCTGATTTAAATACCATGGTGTCACGAGCACAGAGTGCTTTCATAAAAAGGAGTATCCATGACAACTTCTTATATACACAGAATCTGGTCAGAGCGCTGCACAAGGCTGGGAAGCCAACTCTGTTCCTGAAGCTAGATATAGCGAAAGCGTTCGATGTGGTGAGGTGGGACTATCTGCAAGAGGTGCTGCAACAGTTTGGCTTTGGTGTTCGGTGGAGATCTTGGGTTACAACTCTACTGGGCAAGGCGTCATCAACAGTGCTTCTCAATGGCATAAGAGGGAAGTGGTTCACTTACAAGACCGGGCTGCGACAGGTAGATCCCCTATCACCAATGCTGTTCATCTTAGCAATGGAACCTTTACAGAGGATGTTGGACAAAGCAACTGAGCAAGAGCTACTGTCCCCCATCGGTATTAGCAATGCTAAGATAAGAATGAGTCTGTTTGCAGATGATGCAGCGATCTTTCTGAATCCAATAGGGGCAGAAGTGCAGGTGGTAAAGAGGGTTTTGACAACTTTTGGCACTGCATCTGGGTTGATAACTAACACTGAGAGAGCACAGTTTACCCAATTCTGGGATTCAGCTTGAGCAGATAATGGAGGCTTTCAGCTGTCCAATAAAAAGTTTTCCATGCAAGTACTTAGGTTTGCCACTACACGTCAGGGCAATAGGAAGAGTAGACATCCAACCTTTGATCGACAAAGTGGGTGGTACATTGGCTAGCTGGAAGGGAAAACTCCTGAATCGAGCAGGAAGGTTGAAGCTAGTTAACTCAGTGTTGTCGTCTTTACCAACGTATTTCCTTACAGTCTTCAAGTTACCAAAGTGAGGAATCAAGAAAATAGATAGGCTAAGGAGGAGTTTCCTGTGGAAAGGAGAAGCAGAAACAAATGGGGCGCACTGCCTGGTTAATTGGTGCAAAACCATGCGTACCAAAAAGTTTGGAGGCTTGGGGATTCTTGACCTCGATGTTTCCAGTAGGGAATTGAGGTTGAGGTGGCTGTGGTATCTTTGGACAGAGCCTGATCGTCCATGGGTGGGCTCTGAACCGCCAGTTGATGCAATTGACAACCAATTATTCAGATCAAGCACAGTCGTTACAGTGGAGAATGGAGAAACTGCTACTTTCTGGCAATCTTCGTGGTTGAATGGGCAGGCGCCTATAGATCGTTATCCAGAACTTTACAAGTGGGCATGCAGGGAAAACAGATCAGTAAAGGAAGAGCTGCATAATCAGAGCTGGACGAGAGGCTTATGGAGAATGCAAACGGTGGATGAAATGGCTAGCTTTGTGGAACTCTGGGATGCAGTACAAGAAGTACAACTACCAGAAGAGCAAGATAAAATCACTTGGAGGTGGACAACAGATGGGGTGTATAGCGTGAAGTCAGCCTACGACCTGCAGTTTCAGGGATCGTTCAGCACATTCAGGAGTGACAACATCTGGAAGGCTGAAATTTTTTGCTTGGCTGCTGGTGCAGTGCAAGATTTTGACAGCTGATAAGCTACTCGCTAGACATTGGCTGTGCAGCTCAATCTGCACCATGTGTAATGTGGAACATGAAACAGCAGCGCATCTCATTCTGCATTGTTCGTTCGCTCAGCAGGTttggggcagattgcagtgctgGACACAGCATATTATTCGGGTACCAGCCCAGGGAATCGAAGTGGCCGATTGGTGGGAAAGGGAACTAGCTCAGCTGCCAAAGAAAGCAAGGCGTCTGAAGGCAGCTTTGATGATCTATGGGGCATGGAATATCTGGAAGGCGAGGAACAGGCGTATCTTCGAGCAGAGAACTATGACACCGGCAGAGGTAGTCCAAGGGATCAAGGAAGAGATCAATTGCAGGAAGATGgcttgtgggagcccggagctCACTTCTTCTAATGATTAGTTATCTTATTGCAGTGTTTGAGTTCAGTTTGTTCTTTGCGATATTACGCTACTAAGAACTCTGTAACTTGCTTCTTCTCCCATCTTAATGACAAAGCGGTGCCCCCgccatcttttcaaaaaaaaaatcatcataaATGAATGCACAGCAAGATCACATGCATGTGATGAAATTTATGCAGCTTTAGATGTATATACTCACAGAAGGTGCTTCCAAGTGAAGGGAAACATTATGCTCTTCAGCCTGCAAATCATCCATAAATTGGCTTGCAGATACGGACCGGTACATCTGTGGTATGCAATGCCCAGCAGCTGAAATTGGAGAGCAATCCAACATAGCATTGGCACGAGGCATTAGCCTAAATATGAGTGATGCCCTGGAaaataacagagaaagaaaataTATGAGATGCCAGTGGAAAATTTTAATCCTTGTAGCAGTCTACAATTCTCACCTGTTTCCATTATTAGTGGTCCTGTACTGAGAATTTAGCCGCAGACCAGCAGTAACATGACTCAAGGCTCTTCCAGTCAAAAGCAATAGGTCATTAGGGCCTGAGGCCCCATCTGCTAGGTACCAATGACCATTTGGATTGCAAACCTACAAAAGAAGATAGATGATAGGAATTGACAGATGAAAAGCAGTAGACAAAGCATAACAATGAATAAAATCAAATATAAACCAGGAAAAAAACATTAACTAAGTTAATTAAACAGGAGGAGGATACAGAACAGTAGGTGCAATTCACTAAAAACTAAAACTAGCGCAAGGAAAAGAACCTGAGGGGCAAAAATTGCTTTTTTGTGCCATTCGAAATAAGCAAAAGAGTAACAGGATGAGCAGCTTGGCACCTCAATTCCTGGATGGTCGGAGGCAACCAGTGTAACAAAACCCCTATCAACTTCAGCCATTGATGACCTGTGGCTCAGTATAGGAGATTGACCACTTTGGAGGTGTCTATGTGAAAATGAAACCAGCAATTCTGAGGCTGAAACCTCATTAAGAGGCAATGGATTGTCATCGAGCAAATGGCTGAAAGCACTGGAAGGAAAGAAGAAATATTAGTTAGTAGGGGGGAAAATAAATGTGAACATGATGCCATCACATAAGAAAATAAATTAAGAAGAAAGGGCAAGTA
This window of the Panicum virgatum strain AP13 chromosome 1K, P.virgatum_v5, whole genome shotgun sequence genome carries:
- the LOC120650798 gene encoding uncharacterized protein LOC120650798 isoform X1, which produces MSTFPPPPPARNPLARVRLDDLSPFDGASTPAYASAVDAIAESLTRHSAAAVELPAADAAIVRCGLESARAFFRASPGLYVYRAGSLQCACINPLHNRALDDGELSPACMVDAFRCLGNAARAALCAIARNLRLRSDAFSHLLDDNPLPLNEVSASELLVSFSHRHLQSGQSPILSHRSSMAEVDRGFVTLVASDHPGIEVPSCSSCYSFAYFEWHKKAIFAPQVCNPNGHWYLADGASGPNDLLLLTGRALSHVTAGLRLNSQYRTTNNGNRASLIFRLMPRANAMLDCSPISAAGHCIPQMYRSVSASQFMDDLQAEEHNVSLHLEAPSESQGNFVNEPSLRSVLSDPLSGAFLEDAMVLSCGHSFGGLMLKKVLEMARCSICYGEVDAASLFPNLALRAVATVVKMEDDRRLFHNAALRKRRKEVTENMDAQRRNGSSKENSEVGLDAESSRASKGVQYPFVVGERVLIMGNKRTPDKFVGKEAVITSQCLNGCRRS
- the LOC120650798 gene encoding uncharacterized protein LOC120650798 isoform X2 encodes the protein MSTFPPPPPARNPLARVRLDDLSPFDGASTPAYASAVDAIAESLTRHSAAAVELPAADAAIVRCGLESARAFFRASPGLYVYRAGSLQCACINPLHNRALDDGELSPACMVDAFRCLGNAARAALCAIARNLRLRSDAFSHLLDDNPLPLNEVSASELLVSFSHRHLQSGQSPILSHRSSMAEVDRGFVTLVASDHPGIEVPSCSSCYSFAYFEWHKKAIFAPQVCNPNGHWYLADGASGPNDLLLLTGRALSHVTAGLRLNSQYRTTNNGNRASLIFRLMPRANAMLDCSPISAAGHCIPQMYRSVSASQFMDDLQAEEHNVSLHLEAPSESQGNFVNEPSLRSVLSDPLSGAFLEDAMVLSCGHSFGGLMLKKVLEMARCSICYGEVDAASLFPNLVLGVI